Genomic window (Lujinxingia vulgaris):
GCGGATCTGTGCGTGTCCGCTGGGTGCCGCGCCTCAATGTGAGACGCTGGGGTGCACCTGTATATAAGGGTATAGTTTGTTGAGAGGGCAACTCATTGAGGGGTAGGTGGCGGCGTGTTAGGGTGCCGCCCATACGCGCAGCCCGCGTTCGATCATGACAGGCTCCTGCTCTCGCGGGCAGGGCCGCAGTGCACGCAAAAGTTCGAGTTAAGGAGAGTTATGCGAGGGATGAAGTGGCTGGTGGTGGGGATGCTGGCGCTGGGGTCGGTGGCCTGCAAGAAGACCGAGATTGCGACCGATGAAGCGGCTGAAGAGAGCAGTGAGGCTGCGGGTGAGGAGGCCGCTGGCGACGAGGCTGCCGGTGAGGAGGCCGCGCCCATGGCCGAGGCCGCTGGCGATACGGCCGTGCCCCAGCCCGAGCGGCCCGAGAACCTCAAGGCGGCCGGTGAGCGCCTCGACGGTGGCCACGATCCGGCGGTGCCGGTGAGCGTGGAGGAGTTTCGCCCCAAACTCGTCGAGTCTTTGTGTCTGGCGTATGACTCCTGCGGCAATATGGAGTTGAAGAGCGCGGTGGCGGGCACCTTCTTTATGGCGGGGATGAGCATGGCCTCGCAGAGCCCGGAGGCGCTGGAGAAGTTCCGCGCGCTTATGGGGCGCATCGAAGAGGCGAACCTGCCGATGCCGCGTCGGGAAGATTGCGTGGAGCTCTTTGAGATCGTGACCGAAGAGACCGGCGTCGACGGGGAGTCGCTGGCGGCGTCGGTGGAGGCCGGGCGCGTGGCGTATGATGCCGAGCAGGCTGGAAAGTGCATGGGGCAGCTGGGCACCCAGTCGGAGGTCTGCGGGGAGTATCGGCCGATGGGCGAGGAGCCCGATATGCAGCGTTTGCAGGCGATGATGATGCAGGCCGGCCCGGTGATGGAGGCGCATTACAAGCCCTGCCAGACGATGTTTGAGGGCAAGGTGGCCACCGGCGACTCCTGTTCTTTCGATTATGAGTGCGCCGACCAGCGCACCACCTGCATGGGGGAAGAAGGCAAGAAGACCTGTCAGGAGGTGGCGATGATGCCTCCGGGTGGGATGCCTGGTGGTGGCATGCCGGGTGGTCCTGCTCCGGGCGGGCCGGCTCCGGGTGGTCCTGCTCCGGGCGGCAGCGCTCCGAGTGCGCCCTGAGCTGATGCTCGAGAAGATATCGGGTTAAGACGAAAGGCGTCTGCCGCGGCTAAGAGTTGGCCGGGGGAGGCGCCTTTTTTGTTGGATATGAGGAGGTATTGAAGATGGATATCTGGCAGGTGCATGACTATGCGGCGGCTTTGCCGGAGGTCAGCGAGAATTTTCCTTTTGATGAACACACACTGGTGATGCGGGTGATGGGAAAGATCTTTTTGCTGATGAACGTGCAGAAGGAGCCGGCCAGCGTGAACCTCAAGTGTGAGCCGGAGCGGGCCGTGGAGCTGCGGGCGCGTTATGAGGCGGTGCTGCCGGGCTACCATATGAACAAGCGTCACTGGAACACGGTGATGCTGGGACAGGATGTGCGCCCGGAGCTGTTGCGGGAGCTCATCGAACACTCGTATGAGCGTGTGGTGGCGGGGTTGAAGAAGGCGGAGCGGGAGAGGATTCGGGCGATGCGGGAGGGGTAGGGCGAAAGCGGGTAACTCCCGCCAGCGTTTGCGCTGGCGGGAGCGGTCCATGGCGAGCGCTCAGGCCTCAAAACCCTCGGGCACGTCGACCTCAACTCTGGCCGCGGCGCGCTGGGCGGCGCTCATCTTGCGGGAAGCGATGAAGGTGTAGAGGGCGGGCACCACAAAGAGGGTGAAGAAGCTGCCGACGAGCATGCCGCCGATAAAGGCTATGCCCATCGGGACGCGGCTCTCGGCGCCGGCGCCCAGCGCGAGCGCCAGTGGCAGGATGCCTAAGATGGTGGAGATGGAGGTCATCAGCACCGGGCGAAAGCGTCGGGCGGAGGCCTCGTGGGCGGCCTCACGCACCGAAGCGCCTTCAGCGCGCAGCTGATTGGCGAACTCCACGATGAGGATGCCGTTTTTGGTCACCAGCCCGATGAGCATGATCATGCCGATCTGGCTAAAGACGTTGAGGCTCTGGCCAAAGAACCAGAGCGCGGCCAGGGCACCGGTGATGGCCAGGGGCACGGAGAGCAGGATGGTCAGCGCGTCGCGGAAGCTCTCGAACTGGGTGGAGAGCACCAGGTAGACGAGCACAATCGCCAGCAAAAATGCCAGCAAGAGGGCGTTGGAGCTCTCGTCGTAGTCGCGAGTCTGCCCCTTGAGGGCGGTGGCGAAGGAGTCGTCAAGGAGCTGTTCGGCGACTTCCTTCATGGCGGCGACGCCGTCGCCCACGGTGTAGCCCTGTGCGGGGCGCGCGGAGAAGGTGGCGGTGTTGTAGCGGTTGTAGCGAAAACGAAGCGGAGGCCCGGCGCTCTCGGAGGTTTTTATGATGTCGGCCAGGGAGACCATCGCGCCAGCGTCGTTCTCGACGTAGAGGTTTCGGAAGTCATGGGGATCGTCGCGGCTCTCGCGGGGGATTTGGGCTAAGGTGTCGTATTGTTTGGAGTTTTTGAGGAAATATTCGACGCGGAGCTCGGAGAGGGCGAGCTGGAGGGTCTGGTTGGCGCGCTGGATGGGGATGCCCAGGGCGGCGGCGCGTTCGCGGTCGATCTCGACGAGCAGCTCCGGGGGAGTTGAACTGCAGGTCGACGTCGACGAAGGCAAACTCGGGGCGCTGGCGAGCTTCGCTTAAGAAGCGGGGGAGGTTCTGGCGGAGGCGCTCGTTGTCGAGGTTTTGCACGGCGAACTGCACGGGCAGGCCACCGAAGTCGCTGGAGATGGTGGCCACCGGGATCACGAGCACGGGGATGAGTGTTGTGCGCCAGTCTCCCAGAAAGAGGAAGATCACGGCGGTGACGATGAGCAGCGCGAGCAAGAGGCTCTGCACCACCTCGTCGATGGAGGCGCGGATGTAGTCGGTGCCGTCGAAGACGACCTCGGCGCGCACGTCTTCGGGGAGGTTTGCGCGGATGGAGTCCAGGCGGGCGTAGACCTCGTCGACGATGGCGATGTGGTTGGCGCCGGCCTGGGGGGTGACGACGGTCATCATGGAGGGCTGGCCGTGGCTGCGCATCATCTCGCGGCGCTCGATGGCGCCGTAGTTGACGGAGCCGATGTCCTCAAATTTGACGGCGTGGTCGC
Coding sequences:
- a CDS encoding MmcQ/YjbR family DNA-binding protein, with protein sequence MDIWQVHDYAAALPEVSENFPFDEHTLVMRVMGKIFLLMNVQKEPASVNLKCEPERAVELRARYEAVLPGYHMNKRHWNTVMLGQDVRPELLRELIEHSYERVVAGLKKAERERIRAMREG
- a CDS encoding efflux RND transporter permease subunit → MPSSTSTCSSTPPELLVEIDRERAAALGIPIQRANQTLQLALSELRVEYFLKNSKQYDTLAQIPRESRDDPHDFRNLYVENDAGAMVSLADIIKTSESAGPPLRFRYNRYNTATFSARPAQGYTVGDGVAAMKEVAEQLLDDSFATALKGQTRDYDESSNALLLAFLLAIVLVYLVLSTQFESFRDALTILLSVPLAITGALAALWFFGQSLNVFSQIGMIMLIGLVTKNGILIVEFANQLRAEGASVREAAHEASARRFRPVLMTSISTILGILPLALALGAGAESRVPMGIAFIGGMLVGSFFTLFVVPALYTFIASRKMSAAQRAAARVEVDVPEGFEA